A genomic segment from Drosophila miranda strain MSH22 chromosome 3, D.miranda_PacBio2.1, whole genome shotgun sequence encodes:
- the LOC108158865 gene encoding lysophospholipid acyltransferase 1: MLESPKFIENDLYNGSHAFTWLADMVGLSVDLVNFLLCQISALFLASLFRSMLHPSKVSSKLRHTFALSIGLAFGYFCFGQQAIHIAGLPAICYIVIRTQDPRIVQRAVLLVAMSYLLCVHLMRQLYDYGSYALDITGPLMIITQKVTSLAFSIHDGFVREEEDLTKAQQYHAIRKMPSALEYFSYVWHFQSILAGPLVFYKDYIEFVEGYNLLKRPSTNGSLDNGKRELVLEPSPTKTVIRKVIGSLVCAFIFMKFVKLYPVKNMKEDDFLENTSMAYKYWYAMMATTCIRFKYYHAWLLADAICNNAGLGFAGYDKDGNAKWDLISNINVLSFEFSSNMRDAINNWNCGTNRWLRTLVYERVPKRYGTLLTFALSAVWHGFYPGYYLTFATGAVTVTAARMGRRLFRHRFQSTQLTRMFYDILTCLITRIVMGYATFPFVLLEFMGSIKLYLRFYLCLHIISLVTIFILPQYIRGERRASSPKSSDSVAASGSVRDSTPTRVPQAARAALAGGNDLNDDEDEDKHAKCKDNTPQLLLTEQQQQHKEQQNNVILQSQTSHHPQQQQKQQQQQQPMSPKPPTNARDAISVPHDQCEMDQLSSKLKEKFEAETKNIEEFIDKTVTDTVSGIVEFKNDLMRDIEFPKLKLPGGSAISTPLDVAATSVGLRKRNISSVHENGQCTDASGGATTEHAAEDNSAAFLKKEIEVINAVVQQANVLPAVLSNGHAK, from the exons ATGCTCGAATCGCCCAAATTTATTGAGAATGATTTATACAATGGGAGCCATGCCTTTACCTGGCTGGCCGACATGGTGGGGCTCTCTGTTGATTTG GTAAACTTTTTACTATGCCAAATATCAGCGCTCTTCCTGGCCTCCCTCTTCCGCTCGATGCTGCACCCCTCGAAGGTGTCGAGCAAGTTGCGCCACACATTCGCACTGTCGATAGGTCTGGCCTTTGGCTACTTTTGCTTTGGCCAGCAGGCGATACACATTGCCGGTCTTCCGGCAATATGCTACATAGTCATACGCACCCAAGATCCGCGCATTGTGCAGAG AGCGGTCTTGCTGGTGGCCATGAGCTATTTGCTGTGCGTGCACCTGATGCGACAACTCTACGACTATGGATCCTATGCTCTGGACATTACCGGGCCACTGATGATCATCACACAGAAGGTTACGAGCCTGGCCTTCAGCATACACGACGGTTTTGTGCGGGAGGAGGAG GACCTGACAAAGGCTCAGCAGTATCATGCCATTCGCAAAATGCCATCGGCATTGGAGTACTTCTCGTATGTGTGGCATTTCCAAAGCATCCTGGCCGGCCCACTGGTATTTTACAAGGACTACATTGAGTTTGTAGAGGGCTACAATCTGCTGAAGCGTCCTTCCACCAAT GGCTCTCTGGACAACGGCAAAAGGGAACTGGTGCTGGAGCCATCGCCAACGAAAACGGTGATACGCAAGGTGATTGGCAGCCTCGTGTGCGCCTTCATATTCATGAAGTTCGTGAAGCTCTATCCAGTGAAGAACATGAAGGAGGATGACTTCCTGGAGAACACCAGCATGGCCTATAAATACTGGTATGCCATGATGGCAACCACCTGCATACGCTTCAAGTATTATCACGCATGGCTGCTGGCCGATGCGATATGCAATAACGCTGGTCTAGGCTTTGCCGGCTACGACAAGGACGGCAATGCCAAATGGGATCTAATATCCAACATCAATGTCCTGTCGTTTGAG TTTTCATCGAACATGCGCGATGCTATCAACAACTGGAACTGCGGCACCAATCGCTGGCTCCGCACGCTCGTCTACGAGCGTGTACCGAAACGGTATGGCACACTGCTCACCTTTGCATTGAGCGCCGTGTGGCATGGCTTCTATCCGGGCTACTATCTGACCTTTGCCACCGGAGCCGTGACGGTTACCGCCGCGCGAATGGGACGCAGACTCTTCCGTCATCGCTTCCAGAGCACACAGCTCACGCGAATGTTCTACGACATTCTCACCTGCCTAATCACACGCATCGTGATGGGCTATGCCACATTCCCATTCGTTCTGCTTGAATTTATG GGCAGCATCAAATTGTACCTGAGATTTTATTTGTGCCTTCACATCATTTCACTAGTGACCATATTTATTTTACCACAATATATACGCGGCGAGAGGAGAGCCAGCTCGCCCAAGAGTAGCGACAGCGTAGCTGCCAGCGGCAGTGTCAGGGACTCAACACCGACCCGGGTGCCCCAGGCCGCCAGGGCGGCACTGGCCGGCGGCAATGATCTCAACGATGATGAGGACGAGGATAAGCATGCTAAATGTAAAGACAACACACCACAGCTGCTTTTGacagagcaacagcaacagcataaAGAGCAACAGAACAATGTAATACTCCAATCACAGACCTCACATcacccacagcagcaacagaagcagcagcagcagcagcaaccgaTGAGTCCAAAGCCGCCGACCAACGCCCGCGACGCGATTAGCGTGCCACACGACCAGTGCGAGATGGACCAGCTGTCCAGCAAATTGAAGGAAAAGTTCGAGGCCGAGACCAAAAACATTGAGGAATTTATTGATAAGACTGTAACGGATACCGTCAGCGGCATTGTGGAGTTCAAGAACGATCTGATGCGCGACATCGAGTTTCCCAAATTGAAATTGCCGGGCGGCAGCGCCATTTCCACGCCACTGGATGTGGCTGCAACTTCAGTGGGACTCCGCAAGCGCAACATATCCTCTGTGCACGAGAATGGACAGTGCACCGATGCTTCAGGTGGCGCTACCACCGAACATGCCGCGGAGGACAACAGCGCCGCCTTCCTCAAGAAAGAGATTGAAGTGATCAATGCGGTGGTGCAGCAGGCCAACGTCCTCCCAGCGGTGCTCAGTAATGGTCATGCCAAATAG
- the LOC108158455 gene encoding SPARC-related modular calcium-binding protein 2 isoform X2, translating to MFARCLFLTLFVAVMAAAGKSDDQSKERRLEQTLKLSACAAKLGECDESEGPVCGTDGQTYHTRCHLLRVQCSGHPVSLKYRGSCNGCLEAAQYARRQQARDPKYFVPRCRKDGNYAARQCYGEAGCWCSDSMGRPIEDTSTSSRRRKPKCRAYRRNRRRLPTRQISYDEDSARGSAEASSSGSGTAAHRQCGKADRTAFNRNLIEVFRSEYLRFGPKETHSDAAILDWKFTRLDADGNQLLDRQEVRELKKLLKRAVKPRRCGRAFGKYCDVVNKDDNLSRIEWSLCLFKDSHNRSGAVDVPNGSLATAPPHDMHYHIHTTNSNSNNHDHTNTNIIGSSSPHSYSEDLGVGSEDNDENYDDGATGYGNGNGEDEDESDASSMHHSRTSLNYPSLIRQNRMYVNAHILTVLNSKTPESTNTENEGESNCWVDQAVALEEQGHGGKSRFYVPECMPDGRYQRIQCYSSTPYCWCVNEDTGKNIPGTWVKNKPPQCDEDIVVRPMKGCTEPRKTQFLKELKAYLNTQLSLPSSPTSTNSTMWKTEDERIATLSFVYLDKNKNKSWERREWKVFRDLVTSASNLRRCGKKMPRYCDVNGDKKISLAEWLNCLQSSPRAQSATTAKPAQSTNPKRQGLNPLEKYLKD from the exons ATGTTTGCGCGATGTTTATTCCTGACCTTGTTCGTGGCGGTCATGGCGGCGGCCGGCAAGAGTGACGATCAGTCCAAGGAGCGGCGACTGGAGCAGACA CTGAAACTGTCTGCGTGCGCCGCCAAGCTGGGCGAGTGCGATGAGAGCGAGGGTCCTGTCTGCGGCACCGATGGCCAGACCTATCACACCCGCTGTCACCTGCTCCGGGTGCAGTGCAGCGGCCATCCGGTGAGCCTCAAGTACCGTGGATCGTGCAACG GCTGCCTGGAGGCTGCCCAATACGCGCGTCGCCAGCAGGCACGCGATCCCAAGTATTTTGTGCCGCGCTGTCGCAAGGACGGAAACTATGCTGCCAGGCAGTGCTACGGAGAGGCTGGATGCTGGTGCAGTGATAGCATGGGCCGTCCAATTGAGGACACCTCCACCTCGTCGCGTCGCAGGAAGCCCAAGTGCCGGGCCTACAGGCGCAACCGTCGCCGCTTGCCCACGCGGCAGATCAGCTACGATGAAGACTCTGCCAGAGGCAGTGCTGAAGCAAGCAGCAGTGGGAGCGGAACAGCTGCTCATCGTCAATGTGGCAAGGCGGATCGCACGGCTTTCAACAGGAATCTGATCGAGGTGTTCCGCAGCGAGTACTTGCGCTTTGGCCCCAAAGAGACCCACTCAGACGCCGCCATCTTGGACTGGAAGTTTACCAGGCTGGATGCGGATGGCAACCAGTTGCTGGATAGGCAAGAAGTACGCGAGCTGAAGAAGCTCCTCAAGCGG GCGGTGAAGCCGCGACGCTGTGGACGTGCTTTTGGCAAGTACTGTGATGTCGTCAACAAAGACGACAACCTGTCCCGCATCGAGTGGAGTCTTTGCCTGTTCAAAGATTCGCATAATC GTAGTGGCGCAGTTGATGTCCCCAATGGCAGCTTAGCCACGGCACCGCCACACGACATGCACTATCATATTCACACCACAAATTCGAATAGCAACAACCACGATCATACCAACACCAATatcatcggcagcagcagtcCGCACTCATACTCGGAGGATCTGGGCGTTGGAAGCGAGGACAATGATGAGAACTACGACGATGGTGCGACCGGGTATGGCAATGGGAACGGCGAGGATGAGGACGAATCGGACGCCTCGAGCATGCACCATTCACGCACATCTCTGAACTATCCGTCACTAATTa GGCAGAATAGAATGTATGTTAATGCCCATATCTTGACAGTGCTGAACTCAAAGACGCCGGAATCGACAAACACCGAGAATGAGGGCGAGTCCAACTGCTGGGTGGATCAGGCGGTGGCACTGGAGGAACAAGGC CACGGTGGCAAGAGCAGGTTCTATGTGCCCGAGTGCATGCCCGATGGACGCTATCAGCGAATCCAGTGCTACAGCTCCACCCCATACTGCTGGTGTGTGAACGAGGACACGGGCAAAAACATTCCGGGCACTTGGGTAAAGAACAAGCCGCCCCAGTGCGATGAGGACATCGTCGTGCGACCCATGAAGGGATGCACTGAGCCGCGCAAAACTCAGTTCCTCAAGGAGCTCAAGGCATACCTCAACACGCAGCTCTCTCTGCCCAGCAGTCCAACGAG CACCAACTCGACCATGTGGAAAACGGAAGATGAACGGATTGCCACGCTCAGCTTTGTGTATCTGGATAAGAATAAAAACAAGTCGTGGGAGCGCAGAGAATGGAAAGTGTTCCGGGATCTGGTCACCAGTGCCAG CAATTTACGGAGATGTGGCAAGAAGATGCCGCGCTACTGTGATGTGAATGGTGATAAGAAGATCTCGTTGGCCGAGTGGCTCAATTGCCTGCAATCCTCCCCACGGGCGCAGAGTGCCACCACAGCTAAGCCGGCACAGTCAA CCAATCCGAAACGCCAGGGATTAAATCCGCTGGAGAAATATCTTAAAGATTAG
- the LOC117188352 gene encoding protein seele yields the protein MLTKALVLCCLVVLAQGYSFTSKEVKCHVCKATVIELEEAIAKEDANKKVDVSGFRLDAKGNSVSKRVRLIKSEMFLTELMEKICEKMDDYLKATYKSNGKFTLLKMIVNGQMNPESSLVDFVQDGDLNKSLGHFCNEVLEDNDEIFLKAFQAEELGKDLDIKICSEQAKYCDEAPVQDEYDFGEKEEL from the exons ATGCTGACAAAGGCTCTGGTATTGTGCTGCCTGGTGGTGCTGGCGCAAGGTTACAGTTTTACCTCGAAGGAAGTCAAGTGCCACG TGTGCAAGGCCACGGTTATAGAGCTGGAAGAAGCCATTGCCAAGGAGGATGCCAATAAGAAGGTCGATGTGAGTGGCTTCCGTTTGGATGCCAAGGGCAATTCGGTGAGCAAGCGTGTACGCTTGATCAAGTCTGAGATGTTCCTCACCGAACTTATGGAGAAGATCT GTGAAAAAATGGATGATTACCTGAAGGCCACCTACAAGAGCAATGGCAAATTCACACTGCTGAAGATGATAGTCAATGGCCAGATGAATCCTGAATCATCGTTGGTCGATTTCGTGCAAGACGGTGATCTCAACAAGAGCCTGGGCCACTTTTGCAACGAGGTCCTGGAGGACAATGACGAAATTTTCCTGAAGGCATTCCAAGCCGAAGAACTGGGCAAGGATTTGGACATTAAAATCTGCTCAGAGCAGGCCAAGTACTGTGACGAGGCGCCCGTACAggatgaatacgactttggcgAAAAGGAGGAGCTGTAG
- the LOC108158871 gene encoding cytochrome c oxidase subunit 7C, mitochondrial, which produces MLGRSSVIARNFSQSMVRFSGHGGVPGENLPFGLTNKYRITALFTIGCVLGFGSPFLIVRHQLLKK; this is translated from the exons ATGTTGGGCCGCAGCAGTGTCATTGCACGCAACTTCTCGCAATCCATGGTCCGCTTCAGCGGCCATGGTGGCGTTCCCGGCGAG AATCTGCCCTTCGGCCTGACAAACAAGTACAGGATCACCGCCCTGTTTACCATCGGCTGTGTTCTGGGCTTCGGCTCCCCCTTCCTGATCGTCAGACACCAACTGCTTAAGAAGTAG
- the LOC108158455 gene encoding SPARC-related modular calcium-binding protein 2 isoform X4: MFARCLFLTLFVAVMAAAGKSDDQSKERRLEQTLKLSACAAKLGECDESEGPVCGTDGQTYHTRCHLLRVQCSGHPVSLKYRGSCNGCLEAAQYARRQQARDPKYFVPRCRKDGNYAARQCYGEAGCWCSDSMGRPIEDTSTSSRRRKPKCRAYRRNRRRLPTRQISYDEDSARGSAEASSSGSGTAAHRQCGKADRTAFNRNLIEVFRSEYLRFGPKETHSDAAILDWKFTRLDADGNQLLDRQEVRELKKLLKRAVKPRRCGRAFGKYCDVVNKDDNLSRIEWSLCLFKDSHNLLNSKTPESTNTENEGESNCWVDQAVALEEQGHGGKSRFYVPECMPDGRYQRIQCYSSTPYCWCVNEDTGKNIPGTWVKNKPPQCDEDIVVRPMKGCTEPRKTQFLKELKAYLNTQLSLPSSPTSTNSTMWKTEDERIATLSFVYLDKNKNKSWERREWKVFRDLVTSASNLRRCGKKMPRYCDVNGDKKISLAEWLNCLQSSPRAQSATTAKPAQSNETANPKRQGLNPLEKYLKD; the protein is encoded by the exons ATGTTTGCGCGATGTTTATTCCTGACCTTGTTCGTGGCGGTCATGGCGGCGGCCGGCAAGAGTGACGATCAGTCCAAGGAGCGGCGACTGGAGCAGACA CTGAAACTGTCTGCGTGCGCCGCCAAGCTGGGCGAGTGCGATGAGAGCGAGGGTCCTGTCTGCGGCACCGATGGCCAGACCTATCACACCCGCTGTCACCTGCTCCGGGTGCAGTGCAGCGGCCATCCGGTGAGCCTCAAGTACCGTGGATCGTGCAACG GCTGCCTGGAGGCTGCCCAATACGCGCGTCGCCAGCAGGCACGCGATCCCAAGTATTTTGTGCCGCGCTGTCGCAAGGACGGAAACTATGCTGCCAGGCAGTGCTACGGAGAGGCTGGATGCTGGTGCAGTGATAGCATGGGCCGTCCAATTGAGGACACCTCCACCTCGTCGCGTCGCAGGAAGCCCAAGTGCCGGGCCTACAGGCGCAACCGTCGCCGCTTGCCCACGCGGCAGATCAGCTACGATGAAGACTCTGCCAGAGGCAGTGCTGAAGCAAGCAGCAGTGGGAGCGGAACAGCTGCTCATCGTCAATGTGGCAAGGCGGATCGCACGGCTTTCAACAGGAATCTGATCGAGGTGTTCCGCAGCGAGTACTTGCGCTTTGGCCCCAAAGAGACCCACTCAGACGCCGCCATCTTGGACTGGAAGTTTACCAGGCTGGATGCGGATGGCAACCAGTTGCTGGATAGGCAAGAAGTACGCGAGCTGAAGAAGCTCCTCAAGCGG GCGGTGAAGCCGCGACGCTGTGGACGTGCTTTTGGCAAGTACTGTGATGTCGTCAACAAAGACGACAACCTGTCCCGCATCGAGTGGAGTCTTTGCCTGTTCAAAGATTCGCATAATC TGCTGAACTCAAAGACGCCGGAATCGACAAACACCGAGAATGAGGGCGAGTCCAACTGCTGGGTGGATCAGGCGGTGGCACTGGAGGAACAAGGC CACGGTGGCAAGAGCAGGTTCTATGTGCCCGAGTGCATGCCCGATGGACGCTATCAGCGAATCCAGTGCTACAGCTCCACCCCATACTGCTGGTGTGTGAACGAGGACACGGGCAAAAACATTCCGGGCACTTGGGTAAAGAACAAGCCGCCCCAGTGCGATGAGGACATCGTCGTGCGACCCATGAAGGGATGCACTGAGCCGCGCAAAACTCAGTTCCTCAAGGAGCTCAAGGCATACCTCAACACGCAGCTCTCTCTGCCCAGCAGTCCAACGAG CACCAACTCGACCATGTGGAAAACGGAAGATGAACGGATTGCCACGCTCAGCTTTGTGTATCTGGATAAGAATAAAAACAAGTCGTGGGAGCGCAGAGAATGGAAAGTGTTCCGGGATCTGGTCACCAGTGCCAG CAATTTACGGAGATGTGGCAAGAAGATGCCGCGCTACTGTGATGTGAATGGTGATAAGAAGATCTCGTTGGCCGAGTGGCTCAATTGCCTGCAATCCTCCCCACGGGCGCAGAGTGCCACCACAGCTAAGCCGGCACAGTCAA ATGAGACAGCCAATCCGAAACGCCAGGGATTAAATCCGCTGGAGAAATATCTTAAAGATTAG
- the LOC108158455 gene encoding SPARC-related modular calcium-binding protein 2 isoform X3, which translates to MFARCLFLTLFVAVMAAAGKSDDQSKERRLEQTLKLSACAAKLGECDESEGPVCGTDGQTYHTRCHLLRVQCSGHPVSLKYRGSCNGCLEAAQYARRQQARDPKYFVPRCRKDGNYAARQCYGEAGCWCSDSMGRPIEDTSTSSRRRKPKCRAYRRNRRRLPTRQISYDEDSARGSAEASSSGSGTAAHRQCGKADRTAFNRNLIEVFRSEYLRFGPKETHSDAAILDWKFTRLDADGNQLLDRQEVRELKKLLKRAVKPRRCGRAFGKYCDVVNKDDNLSRIEWSLCLFKDSHNRSGAVDVPNGSLATAPPHDMHYHIHTTNSNSNNHDHTNTNIIGSSSPHSYSEDLGVGSEDNDENYDDGATGYGNGNGEDEDESDASSMHHSRTSLNYPSLIMLNSKTPESTNTENEGESNCWVDQAVALEEQGHGGKSRFYVPECMPDGRYQRIQCYSSTPYCWCVNEDTGKNIPGTWVKNKPPQCDEDIVVRPMKGCTEPRKTQFLKELKAYLNTQLSLPSSPTSTNSTMWKTEDERIATLSFVYLDKNKNKSWERREWKVFRDLVTSASNLRRCGKKMPRYCDVNGDKKISLAEWLNCLQSSPRAQSATTAKPAQSNETANPKRQGLNPLEKYLKD; encoded by the exons ATGTTTGCGCGATGTTTATTCCTGACCTTGTTCGTGGCGGTCATGGCGGCGGCCGGCAAGAGTGACGATCAGTCCAAGGAGCGGCGACTGGAGCAGACA CTGAAACTGTCTGCGTGCGCCGCCAAGCTGGGCGAGTGCGATGAGAGCGAGGGTCCTGTCTGCGGCACCGATGGCCAGACCTATCACACCCGCTGTCACCTGCTCCGGGTGCAGTGCAGCGGCCATCCGGTGAGCCTCAAGTACCGTGGATCGTGCAACG GCTGCCTGGAGGCTGCCCAATACGCGCGTCGCCAGCAGGCACGCGATCCCAAGTATTTTGTGCCGCGCTGTCGCAAGGACGGAAACTATGCTGCCAGGCAGTGCTACGGAGAGGCTGGATGCTGGTGCAGTGATAGCATGGGCCGTCCAATTGAGGACACCTCCACCTCGTCGCGTCGCAGGAAGCCCAAGTGCCGGGCCTACAGGCGCAACCGTCGCCGCTTGCCCACGCGGCAGATCAGCTACGATGAAGACTCTGCCAGAGGCAGTGCTGAAGCAAGCAGCAGTGGGAGCGGAACAGCTGCTCATCGTCAATGTGGCAAGGCGGATCGCACGGCTTTCAACAGGAATCTGATCGAGGTGTTCCGCAGCGAGTACTTGCGCTTTGGCCCCAAAGAGACCCACTCAGACGCCGCCATCTTGGACTGGAAGTTTACCAGGCTGGATGCGGATGGCAACCAGTTGCTGGATAGGCAAGAAGTACGCGAGCTGAAGAAGCTCCTCAAGCGG GCGGTGAAGCCGCGACGCTGTGGACGTGCTTTTGGCAAGTACTGTGATGTCGTCAACAAAGACGACAACCTGTCCCGCATCGAGTGGAGTCTTTGCCTGTTCAAAGATTCGCATAATC GTAGTGGCGCAGTTGATGTCCCCAATGGCAGCTTAGCCACGGCACCGCCACACGACATGCACTATCATATTCACACCACAAATTCGAATAGCAACAACCACGATCATACCAACACCAATatcatcggcagcagcagtcCGCACTCATACTCGGAGGATCTGGGCGTTGGAAGCGAGGACAATGATGAGAACTACGACGATGGTGCGACCGGGTATGGCAATGGGAACGGCGAGGATGAGGACGAATCGGACGCCTCGAGCATGCACCATTCACGCACATCTCTGAACTATCCGTCACTAATTa TGCTGAACTCAAAGACGCCGGAATCGACAAACACCGAGAATGAGGGCGAGTCCAACTGCTGGGTGGATCAGGCGGTGGCACTGGAGGAACAAGGC CACGGTGGCAAGAGCAGGTTCTATGTGCCCGAGTGCATGCCCGATGGACGCTATCAGCGAATCCAGTGCTACAGCTCCACCCCATACTGCTGGTGTGTGAACGAGGACACGGGCAAAAACATTCCGGGCACTTGGGTAAAGAACAAGCCGCCCCAGTGCGATGAGGACATCGTCGTGCGACCCATGAAGGGATGCACTGAGCCGCGCAAAACTCAGTTCCTCAAGGAGCTCAAGGCATACCTCAACACGCAGCTCTCTCTGCCCAGCAGTCCAACGAG CACCAACTCGACCATGTGGAAAACGGAAGATGAACGGATTGCCACGCTCAGCTTTGTGTATCTGGATAAGAATAAAAACAAGTCGTGGGAGCGCAGAGAATGGAAAGTGTTCCGGGATCTGGTCACCAGTGCCAG CAATTTACGGAGATGTGGCAAGAAGATGCCGCGCTACTGTGATGTGAATGGTGATAAGAAGATCTCGTTGGCCGAGTGGCTCAATTGCCTGCAATCCTCCCCACGGGCGCAGAGTGCCACCACAGCTAAGCCGGCACAGTCAA ATGAGACAGCCAATCCGAAACGCCAGGGATTAAATCCGCTGGAGAAATATCTTAAAGATTAG
- the LOC108158455 gene encoding SPARC-related modular calcium-binding protein 2 isoform X1, which produces MFARCLFLTLFVAVMAAAGKSDDQSKERRLEQTLKLSACAAKLGECDESEGPVCGTDGQTYHTRCHLLRVQCSGHPVSLKYRGSCNGCLEAAQYARRQQARDPKYFVPRCRKDGNYAARQCYGEAGCWCSDSMGRPIEDTSTSSRRRKPKCRAYRRNRRRLPTRQISYDEDSARGSAEASSSGSGTAAHRQCGKADRTAFNRNLIEVFRSEYLRFGPKETHSDAAILDWKFTRLDADGNQLLDRQEVRELKKLLKRAVKPRRCGRAFGKYCDVVNKDDNLSRIEWSLCLFKDSHNRSGAVDVPNGSLATAPPHDMHYHIHTTNSNSNNHDHTNTNIIGSSSPHSYSEDLGVGSEDNDENYDDGATGYGNGNGEDEDESDASSMHHSRTSLNYPSLIRQNRMYVNAHILTVLNSKTPESTNTENEGESNCWVDQAVALEEQGHGGKSRFYVPECMPDGRYQRIQCYSSTPYCWCVNEDTGKNIPGTWVKNKPPQCDEDIVVRPMKGCTEPRKTQFLKELKAYLNTQLSLPSSPTSTNSTMWKTEDERIATLSFVYLDKNKNKSWERREWKVFRDLVTSASNLRRCGKKMPRYCDVNGDKKISLAEWLNCLQSSPRAQSATTAKPAQSNETANPKRQGLNPLEKYLKD; this is translated from the exons ATGTTTGCGCGATGTTTATTCCTGACCTTGTTCGTGGCGGTCATGGCGGCGGCCGGCAAGAGTGACGATCAGTCCAAGGAGCGGCGACTGGAGCAGACA CTGAAACTGTCTGCGTGCGCCGCCAAGCTGGGCGAGTGCGATGAGAGCGAGGGTCCTGTCTGCGGCACCGATGGCCAGACCTATCACACCCGCTGTCACCTGCTCCGGGTGCAGTGCAGCGGCCATCCGGTGAGCCTCAAGTACCGTGGATCGTGCAACG GCTGCCTGGAGGCTGCCCAATACGCGCGTCGCCAGCAGGCACGCGATCCCAAGTATTTTGTGCCGCGCTGTCGCAAGGACGGAAACTATGCTGCCAGGCAGTGCTACGGAGAGGCTGGATGCTGGTGCAGTGATAGCATGGGCCGTCCAATTGAGGACACCTCCACCTCGTCGCGTCGCAGGAAGCCCAAGTGCCGGGCCTACAGGCGCAACCGTCGCCGCTTGCCCACGCGGCAGATCAGCTACGATGAAGACTCTGCCAGAGGCAGTGCTGAAGCAAGCAGCAGTGGGAGCGGAACAGCTGCTCATCGTCAATGTGGCAAGGCGGATCGCACGGCTTTCAACAGGAATCTGATCGAGGTGTTCCGCAGCGAGTACTTGCGCTTTGGCCCCAAAGAGACCCACTCAGACGCCGCCATCTTGGACTGGAAGTTTACCAGGCTGGATGCGGATGGCAACCAGTTGCTGGATAGGCAAGAAGTACGCGAGCTGAAGAAGCTCCTCAAGCGG GCGGTGAAGCCGCGACGCTGTGGACGTGCTTTTGGCAAGTACTGTGATGTCGTCAACAAAGACGACAACCTGTCCCGCATCGAGTGGAGTCTTTGCCTGTTCAAAGATTCGCATAATC GTAGTGGCGCAGTTGATGTCCCCAATGGCAGCTTAGCCACGGCACCGCCACACGACATGCACTATCATATTCACACCACAAATTCGAATAGCAACAACCACGATCATACCAACACCAATatcatcggcagcagcagtcCGCACTCATACTCGGAGGATCTGGGCGTTGGAAGCGAGGACAATGATGAGAACTACGACGATGGTGCGACCGGGTATGGCAATGGGAACGGCGAGGATGAGGACGAATCGGACGCCTCGAGCATGCACCATTCACGCACATCTCTGAACTATCCGTCACTAATTa GGCAGAATAGAATGTATGTTAATGCCCATATCTTGACAGTGCTGAACTCAAAGACGCCGGAATCGACAAACACCGAGAATGAGGGCGAGTCCAACTGCTGGGTGGATCAGGCGGTGGCACTGGAGGAACAAGGC CACGGTGGCAAGAGCAGGTTCTATGTGCCCGAGTGCATGCCCGATGGACGCTATCAGCGAATCCAGTGCTACAGCTCCACCCCATACTGCTGGTGTGTGAACGAGGACACGGGCAAAAACATTCCGGGCACTTGGGTAAAGAACAAGCCGCCCCAGTGCGATGAGGACATCGTCGTGCGACCCATGAAGGGATGCACTGAGCCGCGCAAAACTCAGTTCCTCAAGGAGCTCAAGGCATACCTCAACACGCAGCTCTCTCTGCCCAGCAGTCCAACGAG CACCAACTCGACCATGTGGAAAACGGAAGATGAACGGATTGCCACGCTCAGCTTTGTGTATCTGGATAAGAATAAAAACAAGTCGTGGGAGCGCAGAGAATGGAAAGTGTTCCGGGATCTGGTCACCAGTGCCAG CAATTTACGGAGATGTGGCAAGAAGATGCCGCGCTACTGTGATGTGAATGGTGATAAGAAGATCTCGTTGGCCGAGTGGCTCAATTGCCTGCAATCCTCCCCACGGGCGCAGAGTGCCACCACAGCTAAGCCGGCACAGTCAA ATGAGACAGCCAATCCGAAACGCCAGGGATTAAATCCGCTGGAGAAATATCTTAAAGATTAG
- the LOC108160937 gene encoding defensin: protein MKFIVFLALSLAVMCLVQAQPLAEEPIEEDVSPTHGPPVQLMEQPVQDVNVPEHSRQKRATCDLLSKWNVKHTACAGHCLAKGFKGGYCNNKAVCICRR, encoded by the coding sequence ATGAAGTTCATCGTTTTCCTTGCTCTTTCGTTGGCTGTGATGTGTCTGGTGCAGGCACAGCCCCTGGCCGAGGAGCCCATCGAGGAGGATGTGTCCCCGACACATGGACCCCCTGTCCAGCTGATGGAGCAACCCGTCCAGGATGTCAATGTCCCCGAGCACAGTCGCCAAAAACGGGCCACCTGTGATCTGCTTTCGAAATGGAACGTAAAGCACACGGCCTGCGCCGGCCACTGTCTTGCGAAGGGCTTCAAGGGTGGCTACTGTAACAACAAAGCAGTGTGTATTTGCCGTCGTTGA